From the Helicobacter pylori genome, one window contains:
- a CDS encoding acetate kinase, producing MIGEMMEILVLNLGSSSIKFKLFDMKENKPLASGLAEKIGEEIGQLKIKSHLHHNDQELKEKLVIKDHAIGLLMIRENLTKMGIIKDFNQIDAIGHRVVQGGDKFHAPVLVDEKVMREIGNLSILAPLHNPANLAGIEFVQKAHPHIPQIAVFDTAFHASMPNYAYMYALPYELYEKYQIRRYGFHGTSHHYVAKEAAKFLNIAYEEFNAISLHLGNGSSAAAIQNGKSVDTSMGLTPLEGLIMGTRCGDIDPTVVEYIAQCANKSLEEVIKILNHESGLKGICGDNDARNIEARKEKGDKQAKLAFEMCVYRIKKYIGAYMVVLKKVDAIIFTGGLGENYSALRESVCEGLENLGIVLNKTINNEPGSGLVDLSQPNTKVQILRIPTDEELEIALQAKEMVEKLK from the coding sequence TTGATAGGAGAAATGATGGAAATTTTAGTGTTGAATCTGGGCAGTTCGTCTATCAAGTTTAAGTTGTTTGACATGAAAGAGAACAAGCCCTTAGCGAGCGGTTTAGCCGAAAAAATCGGCGAAGAAATAGGGCAGTTGAAAATCAAATCGCATTTGCACCATAACGATCAAGAATTAAAAGAAAAGCTTGTGATTAAAGATCATGCGATCGGGCTTTTAATGATTCGTGAGAATTTAACGAAAATGGGGATCATCAAAGATTTCAATCAAATTGACGCTATAGGGCATCGTGTGGTTCAAGGGGGGGATAAATTCCATGCCCCGGTGTTAGTGGATGAAAAAGTCATGCGAGAAATTGGCAATCTTTCTATTTTAGCCCCCTTACACAACCCGGCGAATTTGGCCGGTATTGAATTTGTCCAAAAAGCGCACCCCCATATCCCTCAAATCGCTGTTTTTGACACCGCATTCCATGCCAGCATGCCCAATTACGCTTACATGTATGCGTTACCTTATGAATTGTATGAAAAGTATCAAATCCGGCGCTATGGTTTCCATGGGACTTCGCACCATTATGTGGCTAAAGAAGCGGCGAAGTTTTTGAATATCGCTTATGAGGAATTTAACGCGATCAGTTTGCATTTAGGGAACGGCTCAAGCGCAGCCGCCATTCAAAATGGTAAAAGCGTGGACACTTCTATGGGGCTAACCCCACTAGAGGGCTTGATTATGGGCACAAGGTGTGGGGATATTGACCCCACTGTGGTGGAATACATCGCGCAATGCGCGAACAAGAGCTTAGAAGAAGTGATAAAGATTTTAAATCATGAAAGCGGTTTGAAAGGCATTTGTGGGGATAATGACGCCAGAAACATAGAAGCCAGAAAGGAAAAAGGCGATAAACAAGCCAAACTCGCTTTTGAAATGTGCGTTTATCGCATTAAAAAGTATATTGGGGCTTACATGGTAGTCTTAAAAAAAGTAGATGCGATCATTTTTACAGGGGGATTAGGGGAAAACTACTCGGCTTTAAGAGAGAGCGTGTGCGAGGGCTTAGAAAATTTAGGCATTGTTTTGAATAAAACCATTAATAACGAGCCAGGAAGTGGGTTGGTGGATTTAAGCCAGCCTAATACTAAAGTCCAAATTTTACGAATCCCCACTGATGAAGAGCTAGAAATCGCTTTACAAGCCAAAGAAATGGTAGAAAAATTAAAATAA
- the pta gene encoding phosphate acetyltransferase: MQSLWIYPEDTEVLGVACKSLLKALKPRYQKIALFSPISGGCEGFWECEGLSSLEIHSAIDKQKALELVSTAQEELLFETILKRYDELQSTHDFVINLGYAPKFFLNALLDLNTILAKHLNAPVVAVAQTSLEYLKAMHSHILKKEAPFAVGLFAGEMLEKPHFLSASLCKQQCELEADLIESVLQTKSEIITPLAFQRSLEKKAKKQIKKVVLPESEDERILKAAHRLNLMGAVGLILLGDKEVINSQAKNLNLNLENVEIIDPNTSHYREEFAKSLYELRKSKGLSEQEAERLALDKTYFATMLVHLGYAHAMVSGVNHTTADTIRPALQIIKTKPGVSLVSSVFFMCLDTQVFVFGDCAIIPNPSPKELAEIATTSAQTAKQFNIAPKVALLSYATGNSAQGEMIDKINEALTIAQKLDPQLEIDGPLQFDASIDKGVAKKKMPNSQVAGQASVFIFPDLNAGNIAYKAVQRSAKAVAIGPILQGLNKPINDLSRGALVEDIVNTVLISAIQAQDY, encoded by the coding sequence ATGCAAAGTTTATGGATTTACCCAGAGGATACCGAAGTTTTAGGGGTTGCTTGTAAGAGCCTTTTAAAAGCATTGAAGCCTCGTTATCAAAAAATCGCCCTGTTTTCACCCATTAGTGGGGGGTGCGAGGGCTTTTGGGAGTGCGAGGGCCTAAGCTCTTTAGAGATCCATAGCGCCATAGACAAACAAAAGGCTTTAGAGCTTGTAAGCACCGCTCAAGAAGAGTTACTATTTGAAACGATTCTCAAACGCTATGATGAATTACAATCCACGCATGATTTTGTCATTAATTTGGGGTATGCGCCGAAGTTTTTCTTAAACGCTCTTTTAGACTTAAACACCATTTTAGCCAAGCATTTAAACGCTCCTGTGGTGGCTGTCGCGCAAACGAGTTTGGAATATTTGAAAGCCATGCATTCTCATATTCTTAAAAAAGAAGCCCCTTTCGCTGTAGGGTTATTTGCGGGCGAAATGCTTGAAAAACCACATTTTTTGAGCGCGTCTCTTTGCAAGCAACAATGCGAATTAGAAGCGGATCTGATAGAAAGCGTGTTGCAAACAAAAAGCGAGATTATTACCCCTTTAGCCTTTCAAAGGAGTTTGGAGAAAAAGGCTAAAAAGCAGATTAAAAAAGTCGTTTTACCCGAGAGCGAAGATGAAAGGATTTTGAAAGCCGCGCATCGTTTGAATTTAATGGGCGCGGTGGGATTGATTTTATTAGGCGATAAAGAAGTTATTAACTCCCAAGCGAAAAATTTGAACTTGAATTTAGAAAATGTAGAAATTATTGATCCCAACACCTCGCATTATAGAGAAGAATTCGCTAAAAGCTTGTATGAATTGCGAAAATCAAAGGGCTTGAGTGAGCAAGAAGCCGAGCGATTAGCGTTGGATAAAACTTATTTTGCGACCATGCTCGTGCATTTAGGCTACGCGCATGCCATGGTTTCTGGGGTCAATCACACCACGGCTGACACCATTAGACCCGCTTTACAAATCATTAAAACCAAGCCTGGCGTGAGCCTGGTTTCAAGCGTGTTTTTCATGTGTTTGGACACTCAAGTGTTCGTTTTTGGGGATTGCGCCATTATCCCTAACCCTAGCCCTAAAGAATTAGCCGAGATCGCTACCACTTCCGCGCAAACCGCTAAGCAATTCAATATCGCGCCTAAAGTGGCCCTGCTTTCTTATGCGACAGGAAATTCCGCTCAAGGCGAAATGATAGACAAAATCAACGAAGCCCTAACAATCGCGCAAAAATTAGATCCGCAATTAGAAATTGATGGCCCTTTACAATTTGACGCTTCCATTGATAAAGGCGTAGCGAAGAAAAAAATGCCTAATAGCCAAGTGGCCGGGCAAGCCAGCGTTTTTATTTTCCCGGATTTAAACGCCGGGAACATCGCTTATAAAGCGGTGCAACGGAGCGCTAAAGCCGTGGCGATAGGGCCTATCTTACAAGGTTTGAACAAGCCCATTAACGATTTGAGTAGGGGCGCTTTAGTGGAAGATATTGTTAACACCGTTTTGATTAGCGCCATTCAAGCGCAAGATTATTGA